The sequence ATTTTTTCCAATGGCTGGAAAATAATATTGATCCCCTGTTGCGACGGGATACAGTGACTCTTTCCGAAGCTATTGAACGCTCTTGCAGAAATAAGGCGGAAGTGGTGGCGCAGGATGAACGGGAAGGTGGTATCCGCGCCATACTCAATCTTGGTCACACCTTTGGCCATGCGATTGAAACGGCGCAATCCTACAAGGACTGGTTACACGGCGAGGCTGTTGCGGCGGGTATGGTCATGGCTGCAGACTTGTCTATGCGGCAGGGTATGATCAATGCGTCAGATGTGGCACGTGTACAAGCGCTGATTGAACGGTGTAGTTTGCCTATCGCGGCTCCCACAGGAATGACTTCGCAAAAATTCCTTGAGTTGATGGCGGTAGATAAAAAGGTTCTGGACGGTAGTCTGCGGCTGGTTTTATTATCATCAATCGGGTCGGCTGTTATCACGTCCGATATTGATCATGAGCAGCTTCTTAAGACCCTGGAAAGCTGCAGAGAGGTTTAGTTCTACCCTGATTTTCATTCCGCCGGTTATTTGCCGCATTCCTGTCCCGCGTGTAAAATACCCGGCCTTTTGGCCTCCCGCCCTTGCGTACGTATGCTTTCGCAAGGGCTAATGTTTTGATTTTTAATAGAGTTTTGTTATGCCTACGGGTTTATACCGGTTAGACGAATTCAAAGATAACTGTGGTTTTGGCTTAATAGCCCACACCAAGGGTGTGGCCAGCCACAGATTATTGAAAACAGCTATTGAGTCTTTAACATGCATGACTCACCGGGGAGGTATTGCCGCTGATGGCAAGACCGGTGATGGTTGTGGTTTATTGATGCAGAAGCCCGACGGATTTTTGCGTGCGGTAGCCAGAGATCAGTTGGCGCTTGAATTGCCGGATCAGTATGCCGTTGGTGCCATTATGCTGAGTCAGGATCCTGCTCTTCAGGCGCGGGCGCGGTCGGTATTTGCCGAAGAAATCTCCAGACGGGGGCTGGAAGTTGCAGGCTGGCGCGAAGTGCCAACCGACAATAACTGCCTTGGCGAAATTGCGCTTGAGTCCGTGCCGGTCTTTGAGCATGTTTTTGTCAGTGGTCCTGAGCAGCCGGTTGAGGAAATGAATGCCAACCTGTTTATGGCAAAACGCTGCATTGAAAATCGCCTGCAAGATGATGCCTCGTTTTACATCGCCAGCCTGTCCACTAGCGTGATCAGCTATAAAGGTCTGATGATGCCGGTTGATTTGCCCACTTTTTATCAGGATTTGGCAGACGAGCGCCTTGAAACGGCAATTTGTGTTTTCCACCAGCGCTTTTCCACCAACACCATGCCACGCTGGCCTCTGGCCCAGCCTTTTCGGATGTTGGCCCACAACGGTGAGATCAACACGATTACCGGTAACAGGAACTGGTCTGTCGCGCGCACACCGAAGAGTATTTCTCCTCTCTTGCCAGACCTGAGCGAAGCTCTGCCACTGGTAAATCGCACCGGCTCAGATTCTTCCAGCCTTGATAATATGCTGGAATTTATGCTGGCTGGAGGCATGCCATTACACCGTGCTGTGCGGATGCTGGTGCCACCCGCCTGGCACAATGTTTTTGACATGGATCCGGCACAGCGCGCTTACTTTGAATATACGTCGATGCACATGGAGCCCTGGGATGGTCCTGCAGGCCTGGTCATCACCGATGGTCGTTATGCGGTTTGTACCCTTGATCGCAATGGCTTGCGGCCCTCACGGTGGGTTCTGACCAACGACGATATTATTACCGTTGCATCCGAAGTCGGTGTTTACAATTACAAACCCGAAGATGTTGTCGCCAAAGGCCGTCTGGGGCCTGGCGACATTATGTCTATTGACACCCAGACCGGCACAGTACATCACACGGATGAAGTTGATAGCCAGCTGGCGACGGGTAAACCCTATCGCCAGTGGTTACGGAAAGGCTCTCGAAAAATTGAAGCCACCATGGAATGCGAGTCTATTGCCATCGAGGGTGAAATGAGTCGCGATGTCGTGCGTCGCTATATGAAAATGTTCCAGATTTCTCTGGAAGAGCGCGACCAGGTGTTAAGACCTCTGGCTGAGAGTGGTCAGGAGGCAGTCGGCTCAATGGGCGATGATACGCCGATGGCAGTATTGTCGAAGAAACACCGTAATCTTTTTGATTATTTCCGGCAGCAGTTTGCCCAAGTGACGAACCCGCCAATTGATCCGTTGCGCGAATCGGTGGTGATGTCTCTGAATTGCGAGTTGGGTCGGGAACTCAATCTGTTTACTGAAACCGAGCAGCATGCTCAGCGTATTAATATGGGCAGCCCTGTGCTTTCGCCCAGGAAATACCATGCGCTACGAGATGGTGATCAGGGTTATCAGGTCAAAAAATTCAGTATCAATTATCGTCCTCAAGAGATGGGCCTGAAAGAAGCATTACTGAAATTGTGCGACGAGGTTGAGAAATCAATTCGCGATGGCATCTCGATCGTGATTCTGTCTGACTCGGATATCGATCAGGGCAAGCAGCCAATTCACAGTCTGCTGGCTACCGGTGCTGTTCACCACCGTTTGATTGACCAGGGTTTGCGTTGTGATGCCAATATTGTGGTCAGTACAGCTTATGCGCGAGACCCGCACCAGATAGCGACTTTGATAGGATATGGCGCCTCGGTGGTTTATCCCTATATGAGCTATCACATTCTCTGTGATCTTATTGAAACTGGCGAGCTGCTGTGTGATACCACAACAGCCTTTACCAACTACCGCAAAGGGATCAATAAGGGACTGCTCAAGATCCTCTCAAAAATGGGCATTTCAACCATTGCCTCTTATCGCGGTGCCCAGCTTTACGAAATCGTAGGCTTGGCTGATGAAGTAGTTGAACTTTGTTTTAAAGATACGCCAAGCCGCATCAAGGGTGCGGACTTTTCCGATATAGAAGAGGATCAATCCGGGTTGGCGAAAGATGCCTGGAGTAGCCGCAAGCCGGTTAATCCTGGCGGGCTGCTGAAATATGTGCATGGACAGGAGTATCACGCCTTTAACCCGGATGTGATCGCTGCTCTGCATGACTCGGTGCAGCACAATGATTACGCCGCATGGCATAAGTACGCCGAGCTGGT is a genomic window of Pseudomonadales bacterium containing:
- the gltB gene encoding glutamate synthase large subunit is translated as MPTGLYRLDEFKDNCGFGLIAHTKGVASHRLLKTAIESLTCMTHRGGIAADGKTGDGCGLLMQKPDGFLRAVARDQLALELPDQYAVGAIMLSQDPALQARARSVFAEEISRRGLEVAGWREVPTDNNCLGEIALESVPVFEHVFVSGPEQPVEEMNANLFMAKRCIENRLQDDASFYIASLSTSVISYKGLMMPVDLPTFYQDLADERLETAICVFHQRFSTNTMPRWPLAQPFRMLAHNGEINTITGNRNWSVARTPKSISPLLPDLSEALPLVNRTGSDSSSLDNMLEFMLAGGMPLHRAVRMLVPPAWHNVFDMDPAQRAYFEYTSMHMEPWDGPAGLVITDGRYAVCTLDRNGLRPSRWVLTNDDIITVASEVGVYNYKPEDVVAKGRLGPGDIMSIDTQTGTVHHTDEVDSQLATGKPYRQWLRKGSRKIEATMECESIAIEGEMSRDVVRRYMKMFQISLEERDQVLRPLAESGQEAVGSMGDDTPMAVLSKKHRNLFDYFRQQFAQVTNPPIDPLRESVVMSLNCELGRELNLFTETEQHAQRINMGSPVLSPRKYHALRDGDQGYQVKKFSINYRPQEMGLKEALLKLCDEVEKSIRDGISIVILSDSDIDQGKQPIHSLLATGAVHHRLIDQGLRCDANIVVSTAYARDPHQIATLIGYGASVVYPYMSYHILCDLIETGELLCDTTTAFTNYRKGINKGLLKILSKMGISTIASYRGAQLYEIVGLADEVVELCFKDTPSRIKGADFSDIEEDQSGLAKDAWSSRKPVNPGGLLKYVHGQEYHAFNPDVIAALHDSVQHNDYAAWHKYAELVNKRPVATLRDLLTIKKGIEPVSLQEVEPVSDIISRFDSAGMSLGALSPEAHEALAEAMNTLGGRSNSGEGGEDVARYGTIKVSKIKQVASGRFGVTPHYLSSAEVIQIKVAQGAKPGEGGQLPGGKVNDLIATLRYSVPGVTLISPPPHHDIYSIEDLAQLIFDLKQVNPSALISVKLVSRPGVGTIAAGVAKAYADLITISGYDGGTAASPIASIRYAGSPWELGLSETHQTLRANNLRGKVRVQTDGGLKSGLDVVKAAILGAESFGFGTAPMVALGCKYLRICHLNNCATGVATQNQKLRDEHYKGTVEMAMNFFRFMAEETREWLARLGVRSLAELVGRVDLLEVLPGETGKQQKLDLSRIIYTDELLQSKPQTCQVAKNHPFDKGELAERMVADILPAIESTSGGEFSYNVVNCDRSIGARLSGEIAKRHGNLGMADNPITLNLTGVAGQSLGVWNAGGLHIYLDGDANDYVGKGMAGGKLVLRPPRNSRFASHEASIMGNTCLYGATGGQLFASGCAGERFGVRNSGAHAVIEGAGDHCCEYMTGGVITVLNTPGRNFGAGMTGGFAYVLDIQNRFVDRYNNELVEIRRISDESTEAHRHFLRGKVEEFVRETGSEWGSEVLENFDVYTTKFWLVKPKAANLHGLLESCRAAPQ